DNA from Syntrophorhabdus sp.:
CGTCCAGCCTATCTGACCGCTTCGCTGCTGCTGGCGGAGCAGGTCATGTCTGCCCCGTACCAGGAGCTCGCGGGTACCAACATCCTTCGTGTCCAGCAATTCCGTGGCAAGGACCAGGCGTCCTGCCGTCGGCACCAGGACCTGCACCATCACGGCGAGGAGAACATCCGCAAGCTCCTCGATCATCCATTCCTGTTTTTCCACCGGGAACATCGACGCTATCCGCGAGGGGACCTGGGTCGTCACGAGGGTGTGGATGGTGGTGAACACGAGGTGCCCTGTCTTCGCCGCCTGGATGGCCGCCGATGCCGTTTCGGGGTCCCTCACCTCACCCACGAGGATCACGTCGGGCCTCTGGCGCATCGCCGCCCTCAGCGCCCGCTCGAAGGAGAGCGTCGTGGTCCCCACCTCCCGCTCGATGATGTTGCCCATCCCTTCGGGGATGTCGTATTCGATGGGGTCTTCTATGGTAACGCAGTTGATGCATCTCGTCTCCACAAGATAGGCAATGAGGGAGGCGAGCGTCGTCGACTTGCCGCTGCCCGTGGGGCCGGCGATAAGGATCAT
Protein-coding regions in this window:
- the tadA gene encoding Flp pilus assembly complex ATPase component TadA → MNSFLDNIIDRAVGEDASDIYIQSESPVFLRINGRMAAVSGPPEGYEMDEAIERILRVSGARAQLYDREEKDLSYARQVGSGHGKKTFRFRVNLCMTKKGVSIVMRRLKSVETNPLNLGVPGDLLRLVLESPAGGMILIAGPTGSGKSTTLASLIAYLVETRCINCVTIEDPIEYDIPEGMGNIIEREVGTTTLSFERALRAAMRQRPDVILVGEVRDPETASAAIQAAKTGHLVFTTIHTLVTTQVPSRIASMFPVEKQEWMIEELADVLLAVMVQVLVPTAGRLVLATELLDTKDVGTRELLVRGRHDLLRQQQRSGQIGWTLNQSLRVLVDSEQVEEEEARRATNDPALFMRE